The Podospora pseudopauciseta strain CBS 411.78 chromosome 2 map unlocalized CBS411.78m_2, whole genome shotgun sequence genome has a window encoding:
- the VIB1 gene encoding heterokaryon incompatibility protein (EggNog:ENOG503NUVH; COG:L), with amino-acid sequence MSATATYTMAELRAETQHGSLWSNYGNPVQMTGRFNPQDPSVPPPAPSHLVRPRSRQHTMDYPQYHHPRPGQEEGDGYDRYPHPSLMNIPSINSLKRPYSQVDQAPYTEMVQDLREDYKPSNHDQKLLSFKKVGDKHTIVDAKGRMHEMEIDAQLHGMFFLSEFPSAAGDGNVLNAELTCYRRNLFQISGSLCFPQVPLSVLLESGETSQIKNMEVSISAIESVDGHPVRLIVIPWKTPPPNSPEVNQAPDQEPPNLPLIPWAEDEDDTSGEHYAIYPIGWRRLQFRIATANNGRRKELQQHFVLHLKLHGTLANGQKLVLSELTTAPIVVRGRSPRNFQARKEIPLLGSSAGSRGQTLVETGQGIVAQAVVLNKPPHDARPRISSLDGHVPRGAFTFTAPKQMSQSPMQMRSNSYPTTWNPSSQVSMPHNPGSATYPTATMPSEPYPKLPLSGAPSYTAEPQEIPIQQTSMPSVQLSLVSQDQQPPPIRTQFATYVQATSAPPHLSLSTTADNSLNVPRYVDSNPRPSKSPRHASHQSVASSISNDTAPGEYRYGPPQSAYAANDMSPQSQHPSSAQGGPSQYGAPSQENNTSAPSSATAPNAPPPRDYFPSSQSWTTTAGEPSASSVSYNNGSSDRPYAFPSVKPESHQHGHQQQQHPHPPPPPGSHSSGAPGGVYGGVGHYAWNAT; translated from the exons ATGTCAGCCACGGCGACATACACGATGGCAGAGCTGAGGGCTGAGACTCAACACGGTAGCCTCTGGTCCAACTATGGAAATCCCGTTCAGATGACGGGCAGATTCAATCCTCAAGATCCATCCGTaccgccaccagcaccatcgCATCTCGTGCGTCCTAGAAGTCGCCAACACACCATGGACTACCCGCAatatcaccacccccggcccggccaggaggagggcgacggATACGACCGGTACCCGCACCCATCTCTGATGAACAtccccagcatcaacagccTCAAAAGGCCATACTCCCAGGTTGACCAGGCACCCTATACCGAGATGGTCCAGGACCTGCGGGAGGACTACAAGCCCTCCAACCACGACCAGAAACTTTTGTCGTTCAAGAAAGTGGGGGACAAGCACACCATCGTCGACGCGAAGGGACGGATGCACGAAATGGAGATTGACGCCCAGCTCCACGGCATGTTCTTCCTGTCCGAGTTTCCCTCGGCTGCGGGTGACGGCAACGTGTTGAACGCCGAGTTGACGTGCTATCGGCGCAACTTGTTCCAGATCAGCGGCAGCCTTTGCTTCCCACAAGTCCCATTGTCGGTGCTTCTGGAGTCTGGCGAGACCAGCCAGATCAAGAATATGGAAGTCAGCATTTCCGCCATCGAGTCTGTCGATGGACACCCAGTCCGGTTGATCGTGATCCCATGGAAGACACCGCCACCAAACTCGCCTGAGGTAAACCAGGCCCCAGACCAGGAGCCGCCCAATCTTCCCTTGATTCCATGggcggaggacgaggatgacacAAGTGGCGAACACTACGCTATCTACCCGATCGGATGGCGCCGTCTCCAGTTCAGAAT AGCCACGGCGAACAACGGCCGACGGAAGGAGCTGCAACAGCATTTCGTGTTGCACCTCAAGCTTCACGGAACTTTGGCAAATGGACAAAAGCTCGTCCTCTCGGAGCTGACAACGGCACCCATTGTGGTGAGAGGCAGAAGTCCGCGCAACTTCCAGGCCAGAAAGGAGATTCCTTTGTTGGGATCTAGTGCCGGCTCGCGGGGCCAGACTCTTGTTGAGACTGGCCAGGGAATCGTCGCCCAGGCGGTTGTTCTCAACAAGCCGCCACACGATGCCAGACCTCGCATCTCGAGCTTGGACGGACACGTTCCCAGGGGAGCCTTTACCTTCACTGCTCCGAAGCAAATGTCGCAGAGCCCGATGCAGATGCGGTCAAA CTCTTATCCCACCACATGGAATCCTTCGAGCCAGGTGTCGATGCCACACAACCCAGGTTCAGCGACATACCCTACCGCGACAATGCCATCCGAGCCCTACCCGAAGCTGCCGCTTTCTGGCGCGCCTAGCTACACAGCTGAGCCTCAGGAGATACCCATCCAGCAGACATCGATGCCATCCGTTCAGCTCTCCCTTGTCTCGCAAGATCAACAGCCACCGCCGATCCGAACTCAGTTCGCTACCTACGTGCAAGCAACCTCCGCGCCACCACACTTGTCTCTGTCGACGACCGCCGATAACTCGCTCAACGTGCCCCGATATGTCGACAGCAACCCCCGGCCATCAAAGTCGCCGCGTCATGCGAGCCACCAGTCGGTAGCCTCGTCCATTTCAAACGACACAGCCCCAGGAGAGTACCGTTACGGCCCCCCTCAATCAGCCTACGCGGCGAACGACATGAGCCCACAGTCACAGCACCCATCAAGTGCTCAGGGTGGACCTTCTCAATACGGAGCGCCCTCGCAAGAGAACAACACTTCAGCGCCTTCGTCGGCCACAGCTCCCAACGCACCGCCGCCCAGAGACTATTTCCCCTCTTCGCAGAGCTGGACCACCACGGCGGGCGAACCTTCAGCATCAAGCGTCTCATACAACAATGGTAGTTCCGACAGGCCCTACGCGTTTCCGAGCGTGAAGCCCGAGTCGCATCAGCACggccaccagcaacagcaacaccctcacccacctccacccccaggCTCTCATTCTTCCGGGGCCCCCGGAGGTGTTTACGGCGGGGTTGGGCATTATGCCTGGAATGCCACTTGA